In a single window of the Jaculus jaculus isolate mJacJac1 chromosome 9, mJacJac1.mat.Y.cur, whole genome shotgun sequence genome:
- the Ccdc28a gene encoding coiled-coil domain-containing protein 28A translates to MEERKVKRKSPKSFSAHSTQVVNTKKNAIPVSKSTGFSHPISQSTSQRPKLKRVVREKSRPQGGESKGAQGTPIQHSFLTDVSDVQEMERGLLSLLNDFHCGKLQAFGNECSIEQMEHVRGMQEKLARLNLELYGELEELPEDKRKVASDANLDRLLSDLEELNSSIQKLHLADVQDVPNTSTS, encoded by the exons ATGGAAGAGCGGAAGGTGAAGAGGAAGAGTCCTAAGTCTTTTAGTGCTCACTCGACTCAGGTtgttaataccaaaaaaaatgcCATTCCCGTGAGTAAAAGTACAGGGTTTTCACATCCCATATCGCAGTCAACCTCTCAGCGGCCAAAGCTAAAAAG AGTGGTGAGAGAAAAGAGCAGGCCTCAGGGAGGAGAGAGCAAAGGCGCTCAGGGCACTCCGATCCAGCACTCCTTTCTGACGGACGTCTCCGACGTGCAGGAGATGGAGCGAGGGCTCCTCAGTCTTCTGAACGATTTCCACTGTGGGAAATTGCAAGCATTTG GAAATGAGTGTTCCATAGAACAGATGGAGCACGTTCGGGGAATGCAGGAGAAACTAGCTCGCTTGAATCTGGAGCTCTACGGGGAGTTAGAGGAACTACCGGAGGATAAGCGCAAAGTAGCCAGTGATGCCAACCTGGACAGGCTTCTGTCTGAT TTAGAAGAATTGAATTCTTCTAT ACAAAAGCTCCACCTGGCAGATGTACAGGACGTGCCAAACACTTCCACCAGCTAA